The genomic interval TACGCTAAAAACTTTAGTAAAGAAGAAATGATTGAGGCAATTAAATTAGCACATTTGTATGATGTTTTGGTATATATTACGGTTAACACCTTAATTTATGATCATGAATTTCAAGAAGTTATGGATTATGTTGATTTTTTATATCATCATGATGTAGATGCACTTATTGTACAAGATTTAGGATTAATGCGTGTTATTAGAGAATATTATCCTGATTTAGAAATTCATGGTAGTACACAAATGACCATTCATAATGCTGAAGGCGCTAAATTACTTGAAGAAGAAGGGGTTAAACGGGTCGTTTTGGCTAGAGAAAACTCCTTAGAAGAAGTAAAAAAAATTAATGAAAAAGTGTCGATAGAGACAGAAATATTTATACATGGTGCTTTATGTGTCAGTTATTCAGGACAATGTTTAATGAGTAGCTTAATTGGTGGAAGAAGTGGAAACCGAGGTAGGTGTGCTCAACCTTGTCGAAAGTTATATGATTTAGCATTAGAAGATAAGGTTATTGATAAAAATAAATTTCTAATCAGTCCGAAGGATTTAAATACGATTAATCACCTTGATGAAATTATTGAGTCAGGGGTTTCTTCCTTAAAGATTGAAGGAAGAATGAAGAGCCCAGAATATGTAGCGGTAGTGGTTTCAATTTATCGAAAAGCAATTGATCAATATTATCAAAAGAAGAAGATTAATATAACAACAGCTGATTTAGAACAGTTAAAACAAATTTTTAATCGTCAATTTACAAAGGGATTTCTATTTAATGAAAATGGAAATGCGTTCATTAATACTGAGAAAAATAATAACATGGGTGTTTTATGTGGCGTTGTTGAGTCATCAAAAAAACATCAAGTTTCTATCAGATGTTTTAAAAAAATTCATGTTCAAGATGGAATTTATTTTGAAGGGACGGATCAAGGATTAACGATTTCTAAAGTGTTTAGGAATGGAAAGGCAATTATTGAAGCAAATAAAAATGAATTAATTACTTTAGATGTGAAAGAAAAGATAAAACCAGGCGTTAAAGTTTTTAAAACAAAAGATGTGATGCTTGAAGAAAAAGCAAGAAATATCGATTTAAAAAGGATTGGGATAAAGGCAGAAGTTACCCTTAAAATAGGTGATAAACCTAAATTGAAACTAGTAGATGACTTAGGGTTTGAAGTTGTGTCAGAATCTAATTTTATTGTACAAAAAAGTAAAAAACAAATATTTAATGAGGATAAAATTAAAAATCAGTTAGGTAAATTAGGAAATACCCCCTTTTATTTTACCTCCTTAAACATAAATAAAGATGAAGATATCTTTATTGTCGTTAGTGCTTTAAATGAATTAAGGAGAACTGCGATTGAGCAATTAATTTCTTTAAGACAAGAACGACATAAAAGAGATAAACATGTTCCTTATCAATATCAAAAAGAAACCGTTGAAAATAATAATAGCCAACCTGATTTAGTTGTTTATTGTCATCAAATGGATCAAGTAAAGGCAGCCCATGATTGTGGTATCACTAAAATAATTGTTAATGAAGAAATATACGATGAAATAAATGAAAATAGAGAATTATATTATTGTGGTAAGAACAGAGTTAATGAAAAACCAATGATTAATACTAGTTGTAAAGGATTAGTAGTGTCT from Mycoplasmatota bacterium carries:
- a CDS encoding U32 family peptidase, giving the protein MDNMKKVELLAPAGSIAALKAAISSGADAVYLGGGQFGARAYAKNFSKEEMIEAIKLAHLYDVLVYITVNTLIYDHEFQEVMDYVDFLYHHDVDALIVQDLGLMRVIREYYPDLEIHGSTQMTIHNAEGAKLLEEEGVKRVVLARENSLEEVKKINEKVSIETEIFIHGALCVSYSGQCLMSSLIGGRSGNRGRCAQPCRKLYDLALEDKVIDKNKFLISPKDLNTINHLDEIIESGVSSLKIEGRMKSPEYVAVVVSIYRKAIDQYYQKKKINITTADLEQLKQIFNRQFTKGFLFNENGNAFINTEKNNNMGVLCGVVESSKKHQVSIRCFKKIHVQDGIYFEGTDQGLTISKVFRNGKAIIEANKNELITLDVKEKIKPGVKVFKTKDVMLEEKARNIDLKRIGIKAEVTLKIGDKPKLKLVDDLGFEVVSESNFIVQKSKKQIFNEDKIKNQLGKLGNTPFYFTSLNINKDEDIFIVVSALNELRRTAIEQLISLRQERHKRDKHVPYQYQKETVENNNSQPDLVVYCHQMDQVKAAHDCGITKIIVNEEIYDEINENRELYYCGKNRVNEKPMINTSCKGLVVSDLGTLYLTKDTSTEVITNFNLNVTNSETVKYLKEKQVSYVTLSYEMNDLSYKKLKYNDKLNLEIIVYGYQEVMVTKYCLFTENCKRQCQKQNYYLIDSRKEKFLVNMDKKCHMHIYNSKNLILANEVLRLMKYGYKRFRLQFSKENYDESVRIINAYKDLIDEHNKIPIDKIIEEYKIKNQFTRGYFNKDIL